In Aegilops tauschii subsp. strangulata cultivar AL8/78 chromosome 3, Aet v6.0, whole genome shotgun sequence, one genomic interval encodes:
- the LOC109764505 gene encoding uncharacterized protein, with translation MLLQPGRVREWPRGNLALLQYLYWEKVQLSTGPRYDPLALLSPLMRNWTEATTEKRDKYDFQYGRGVGMIDDTITEEYRLNKIRMEQAENNKKSSTRKSNITGRRTGVSTSEASATQNPIMDRILTELKHIRKDMLRMPELCAQRVIEKLNKSTVFYKAGDIEKEEENEYGENSETRNYGVKPRKEFVYNPDMDNFKTPGKKNVQEDDEDDINDSEEKRPYYCTPEYFDSFKGDKEDPIEVPEVSDEKSVTSLGTDEIASRGSVDSIGEDEVHEEVVGKRKRKVSNLIKSPYMPVIPTKRAKRSAKAKLFEKEVFQDEYDVIKASVKFVRAYERSAKHRKKEIFNDGMREGLSAERACKILDHQWLTGDVINAYSPYLLGVVGDDRHIMPTWLVNWLLEFRLDTEPGKNDNEVVAKKNGPVNRCTDEYFKKDKIYIPLNKGNTHWVSIVMHRPKEEFQVLDSLMGPELDSEIRDKVEELGSIDKSRDLMIAQLIFSERNTLNDVKDKVTRIAKKK, from the exons ATGCTCTTGCAGCCCGGCCGTGTTAGGGAATGGCCACGTGGCAACCTAGCACTTCTGCAG TATCTATATTGGGAGAAGGTGCAGCTAAGCACCGGTCCGCGGTATGATCCTTTAGCACTGTTGAGCCCCTTGATGAGGAATTGGACAGAAGCGACAACAGAGAAAAGAGACAAGTACGACTTTCAATATGGTCGTGGTGTTGGAATG atcgATGACACCATTACTGAAGAGTACCGATTAAACAAAATTAGAATGGAACAGGCTGAAAATAACAAGAAATCCAGTACGAGAAAGTCTAACATTACTGGAAGGAGAACAGGTGTGAGTACATCTGAGGCTTCAGCTACCCAGAACCCTATTATGGATCGGATTTTGACTGAGCTGAAGCACATTCGTAAGGACATGCTTCGTATGCCGGAGCTATGCGCACAG AGGGTCATAGAGAAATTGAACAAAAGCACTGTATTCTACAAAGCCGGTGATattgaaaaagaagaagagaatgAGTATGGTGAAAATAGTGAAACTAGAAACTATGGTGTAAAACCTCGTAAAGAATTTGTATATAATCCTGACATGGACAATTTCAAAACACCAGGAAAAAAGAATGTGCaagaggatgatgaagatgatattaATGATTCTGAAGAGAAGAGACCTTATTATTGCACACCTGAATATTTTGATAGTTTCAAGGGTGATAAAGAAGATCCTATCGAAGTTCCTGAGGTATCTGATGAGAAATCCGTTACATCTTTAGGAACAGATGAAATCGCATCACGTGGATCCGTAGATTCTATTGGAGAAGATGAGGTACATGAGGAGGTTGTAGGGAAACGGAAGCGGAAGGTATCAAACCTTATAAAGTCTCCTTATATGCCAGTTATACCGACAAAGCGTGCAAAACGTTCAGCAAAAGCAA AACTATTCGAGAAAGAAGTCTTTCAAGATGAATACGATGTGATTAAAGCTAGTGTTAAGTTTGTTCGTGCTTATGAGCGGTCAGCAAAACATAGAAAGAAGGAAATATTCAATGATGGCATGCGCGAAGGTCTTAGTGCAGAGAGAGCTTGTAAGATTCTTGACCATCAATGGCTAACCGGTGAT GTTATCAATGCTTATTCGCCGTATCTGTTGGGAGTTGTTGGTGACGATCGTCATATAATGCCGACCTGGCTGGTCAATTGGTTACTTGAATTTAGACTGGACACCGAGCCAGGAAAAAATGACAATGAAGTTGTGGCGAAGAAGAATGGACCCGTGAATAGATGCACCGATGAGTATTTTAAAAAAGACAAG ATTTATATTCCTCTTAATAAGGGAAATACCCACTGGGTTTCGATCGTCATGCATCGCCCGAAGGAAGAGTTCCAGGTTCTTGATTCTTTGATGGGACCCGAACTTGACAGTGAAATTAGAGACAAAGTTGAGGAGCTG GGGTCAATTGATAAATCGAGGGACTTAATGATTGCGCAGCTTATTTTTTCAGAGAGAAATACGCTCAACGATGTGAAGGACAAAGTTACCCGGATTGCAAAGAAGAAATAA